From a region of the Trichocoleus sp. genome:
- a CDS encoding DUF1802 family protein, giving the protein MFNLDQRSPVSSMTAALKEWAVAVSALTDGKTIVLLRKGGIREQGGRFAVHQHRVWLYPTYEHQKPHLLKPEYAGQVSLVPSGWHPETVVISAWAEITHAIEVSEASIVEALLPFHIWNADFASERLKWKPRSPLSVLLLRAYRSPEPQAISYQPEYGGCKSWIELQANLSPEVAKPVLSDADYQRRVHQITAIVAPDITKES; this is encoded by the coding sequence ATGTTTAACCTCGATCAACGCTCTCCGGTATCCTCGATGACGGCTGCATTGAAGGAGTGGGCAGTTGCCGTCTCTGCCCTAACTGATGGCAAAACGATCGTCCTCTTGCGGAAAGGCGGTATTCGAGAGCAAGGAGGGCGGTTTGCAGTTCACCAGCATCGCGTCTGGCTCTATCCCACTTACGAGCATCAAAAGCCACATCTGCTGAAGCCCGAATATGCTGGGCAGGTGAGTCTGGTTCCTTCGGGTTGGCATCCTGAGACAGTAGTGATTTCAGCCTGGGCAGAAATTACTCATGCGATCGAAGTGAGTGAGGCGTCCATTGTAGAGGCTCTGCTGCCGTTTCACATTTGGAATGCTGATTTTGCTTCAGAACGACTGAAATGGAAACCCCGATCGCCGCTTTCGGTGCTGTTGTTGCGGGCTTATCGATCGCCAGAACCCCAAGCAATTTCCTATCAACCAGAGTATGGTGGCTGCAAATCCTGGATTGAACTGCAAGCAAATCTATCGCCAGAGGTTGCAAAGCCAGTGTTGAGTGACGCAGACTATCAGCGTCGGGTTCACCAAATTACAGCGATCGTTGCACCTGATATAACTAAGGAAAGTTGA